A region from the Paludicola sp. MB14-C6 genome encodes:
- a CDS encoding manganese efflux pump MntP family protein: protein MSFIEILLIGIGLSMDAACVSMSNGMCFQNTRLKRALTIGLAFGLFQGLMPLIGYYAGSVFSEQISAFDHWIALVLLVFIGGKMIYDALKGSDDDSCSTNFTLKLLFVQAIATSIDALTVGITFAAIRNVNIYFAVSIIAITTFAFSVVAVYIGKKIGTKLNSKAELFGGTILILIGLKIFIEHMWF, encoded by the coding sequence ATGAGTTTCATTGAAATTTTATTAATCGGCATTGGACTTTCCATGGATGCAGCATGTGTTTCCATGTCAAACGGAATGTGTTTCCAAAACACAAGATTAAAACGTGCATTAACGATTGGGCTTGCGTTTGGTTTATTCCAAGGACTGATGCCGTTAATTGGATATTATGCAGGTTCTGTTTTTTCTGAGCAAATTTCAGCTTTCGACCATTGGATTGCTTTAGTTTTATTGGTATTCATCGGTGGCAAAATGATTTATGATGCATTAAAAGGTAGTGACGATGACAGTTGTTCTACTAATTTCACTTTAAAGCTTTTATTCGTGCAAGCAATTGCCACAAGTATTGATGCATTAACAGTTGGCATTACCTTCGCTGCAATAAGGAATGTAAATATATATTTTGCAGTTTCAATTATCGCTATTACCACTTTTGCATTCAGTGTTGTTGCCGTTTATATTGGGAAAAAAATAGGCACAAAACTAAATTCGAAAGCGGAGCTATTTGGAGGTACTATTTTAATTCTAATTGGATTAAAAATATTTATCGAACACATGTGGTTTTAG
- the dapA gene encoding 4-hydroxy-tetrahydrodipicolinate synthase gives MKKTIFTGAGVAIITPMFEDGTINYDKLGELIDFQIENHTDSIIVCGTTGESATMTDQEHIDAIAYTVKHVNGRIPVIAGAGSNDTKYAVELSKEAKSLGADALLHVTPYYNKTSQRGLIKHFTDIADATDLPIILYNVPSRTGTNIAVDTYKVLSAHQNIVAAKEASGDISAIAKIKAACGNDLAIYSGNDDQIVPILSLGGIGVISVLSNALPKQTHDICELYFKGDVKASAKLQLDLLEFINALFMDVNPIPVKEAMNLMGLQVGECRMPLLKMTQQQIQKLSDVMKKINLI, from the coding sequence ATGAAAAAGACAATTTTCACAGGCGCAGGCGTTGCAATTATTACACCAATGTTTGAAGATGGAACAATTAACTATGATAAATTAGGTGAGTTAATCGATTTTCAAATAGAAAATCATACAGATAGTATCATTGTTTGCGGAACTACTGGCGAATCTGCAACAATGACAGACCAAGAGCATATTGATGCGATTGCATATACTGTAAAACACGTTAATGGTAGAATTCCGGTTATTGCAGGTGCGGGTAGTAATGATACAAAATACGCAGTAGAACTTTCTAAAGAAGCAAAGTCACTTGGCGCTGATGCGTTGTTGCATGTTACGCCATATTATAATAAAACATCTCAACGTGGGCTAATCAAACATTTCACAGATATTGCCGATGCAACTGATTTGCCGATTATTTTATATAATGTACCAAGTAGAACGGGAACAAATATTGCAGTTGATACTTACAAAGTGTTATCAGCTCATCAAAATATTGTTGCAGCTAAAGAAGCAAGTGGCGATATTAGCGCAATAGCAAAGATAAAAGCTGCATGTGGCAATGATTTAGCAATCTACTCTGGTAATGACGATCAAATTGTACCGATTTTATCTCTTGGTGGTATTGGCGTAATTTCTGTTTTATCAAATGCGCTACCAAAGCAAACTCATGATATTTGTGAGTTGTATTTTAAAGGTGATGTGAAAGCAAGTGCAAAATTGCAACTAGACTTGTTAGAGTTTATTAATGCATTGTTTATGGATGTGAATCCTATACCGGTAAAAGAAGCAATGAATTTAATGGGGCTTCAAGTTGGTGAATGCAGAATGCCACTTTTAAAGATGACGCAACAGCAAATTCAAAAATTATCAGATGTTATGAAAAAAATAAACTTAATTTAA
- the rplU gene encoding 50S ribosomal protein L21: MYAIIETGGKQYRVNEGDVVFIEKLDVTENEAVTFGKVIAVGGNDGIKVGTPYVDGAEVKATAIKNGKGKKITVFKYKPKKGYSRKIGHRQPYTKVRIESIKA, translated from the coding sequence ATGTACGCTATTATTGAAACTGGTGGAAAACAATACCGTGTTAACGAAGGTGATGTAGTATTCATCGAAAAATTAGACGTGACTGAAAACGAAGCTGTTACTTTTGGTAAAGTAATCGCTGTTGGTGGTAACGACGGTATCAAAGTTGGAACTCCTTATGTTGATGGTGCTGAAGTAAAAGCTACTGCAATCAAAAACGGCAAAGGAAAGAAAATTACTGTTTTCAAATACAAACCTAAAAAAGGTTACAGCCGCAAAATAGGTCATAGACAACCTTACACTAAAGTAAGAATTGAATCTATCAAAGCTTAG
- the dapB gene encoding 4-hydroxy-tetrahydrodipicolinate reductase, giving the protein MTRILLSGANGRMGHVIENCSHNFENTKIVSGVDLNNKEYALFPIHKSITECREKADVIIDFSHPSCLNDLLTYAISNNLPLVAATTGYNEDQIALIKQASNKIPVFFTFNMSLGVNLLIDLAKKATAVLGDQFDIEIIEKHHNQKIDAPSGTAIMLANAINQTAQERYQYEFDRHSKRQKRQKNEIGIHAVRGGTIVGEHEVIFAGRDEIVTLTHQAMSKDIFAVGALKAAQFLKDQKPGLYSMSDLL; this is encoded by the coding sequence ATGACTAGAATACTTTTAAGTGGTGCAAACGGTCGAATGGGACATGTTATTGAAAATTGTTCCCACAATTTCGAAAACACAAAAATTGTAAGTGGAGTAGATTTAAACAATAAAGAATATGCACTTTTCCCAATACATAAGTCTATTACTGAATGTAGGGAAAAAGCAGATGTAATTATTGATTTTTCTCATCCATCTTGCTTGAATGATTTATTAACATATGCAATTAGCAATAACCTTCCATTGGTTGCGGCAACTACCGGATATAACGAAGATCAAATTGCCCTAATCAAACAAGCATCCAATAAAATTCCCGTTTTTTTTACTTTCAATATGTCACTTGGCGTTAATTTGCTAATTGACCTAGCAAAAAAAGCAACAGCCGTATTGGGAGATCAATTTGACATTGAAATTATCGAAAAACATCATAATCAAAAAATTGATGCACCAAGCGGAACGGCTATTATGTTGGCAAATGCAATTAACCAAACTGCACAAGAAAGATATCAATATGAGTTTGACCGTCATTCTAAACGCCAAAAGCGTCAAAAAAATGAAATTGGTATTCATGCGGTTCGTGGCGGAACAATTGTTGGTGAACATGAAGTGATTTTTGCAGGTCGTGATGAAATTGTAACATTAACTCATCAAGCAATGTCAAAAGACATTTTTGCAGTAGGTGCACTAAAAGCTGCACAATTCTTAAAAGACCAAAAACCGGGGCTTTATAGCATGAGCGACTTGCTATAA
- a CDS encoding WG repeat-containing protein has protein sequence MKRVCSFVFVILAIFSLDSCKHNPKPNSSSQTSSYMSSSEASASSQEVVTHDVDSDAKAAFSLQGAMLSQIAGIRTSENTKTTDRYVVVTKDDLYGLVDYNGDIVLPIKYKDIHLCYEGIIADGKVMSNDLKSSKEHLGHGVEHPIFVWDTVTNKPYNTYIDVAPISQEMISSIPVPVQSVTIESNFKEDYTEYSVTSYRGLYGFMTKGKLITPLVYECVHPFSDGLAAVKKDGVWGYINETGKVVIPCQFSDLFEANIRFGSNYYEKEILYNFSSGYAAITKGGKWGYIDKTGKEITPFIYTRAIMPYQGKAWVYNANGNWIVIDLNEQL, from the coding sequence ATGAAAAGGGTTTGTAGTTTTGTTTTTGTTATTTTAGCAATTTTCTCATTGGACTCTTGCAAGCATAACCCAAAACCGAATAGTTCATCGCAAACCTCTTCTTATATGTCTTCATCTGAAGCTTCTGCTTCAAGTCAAGAAGTCGTTACACATGACGTTGATTCCGACGCAAAGGCTGCCTTTTCCCTACAAGGAGCCATGCTTTCCCAAATTGCTGGAATTCGCACAAGTGAAAACACAAAAACGACTGATCGCTATGTTGTTGTAACAAAAGATGATTTGTATGGTTTAGTAGATTACAACGGGGATATTGTACTACCAATTAAGTATAAAGACATTCATCTTTGTTATGAAGGAATTATAGCAGACGGCAAAGTTATGTCCAATGACTTAAAATCTTCAAAGGAACATTTAGGTCATGGTGTAGAGCATCCGATTTTTGTCTGGGACACCGTAACAAATAAACCATATAACACTTATATTGATGTAGCACCGATTAGCCAAGAGATGATATCTTCAATTCCAGTCCCTGTTCAAAGTGTTACAATAGAATCCAATTTCAAAGAAGATTATACTGAATATAGCGTAACTTCTTATCGTGGATTATATGGATTTATGACAAAGGGTAAGTTAATTACTCCGTTAGTTTATGAATGCGTTCATCCGTTTTCAGATGGCTTAGCTGCTGTAAAAAAAGATGGGGTATGGGGTTATATTAATGAAACGGGTAAGGTAGTGATTCCTTGCCAATTTAGCGATTTGTTTGAGGCAAATATACGTTTTGGCTCAAACTATTACGAAAAAGAAATTCTATATAATTTTTCAAGTGGGTATGCAGCAATCACAAAAGGCGGTAAATGGGGTTATATTGATAAAACTGGCAAAGAAATAACTCCATTTATCTATACCAGAGCAATAATGCCATATCAAGGAAAAGCTTGGGTGTATAATGCAAATGGGAACTGGATTGTTATTGATTTAAACGAACAATTATAA
- the queA gene encoding tRNA preQ1(34) S-adenosylmethionine ribosyltransferase-isomerase QueA — protein MKTSDFYYDLPEELIAQTPLEPRDSSRLMVLDRQNGDIEHKHFYDVIDYLQKGDLLVINNSRVLPARLYGKRTDTDANIELLLLEQKGNNQWETLVKPGKKAKVGAVISFGDGKLIGTIKEVQEDGNRIIEFQCEGNIYAVLDEIGQMPLPPYITEKLNDKERYQTVYSKDIGSAAAPTAGLHFTKELLQKIKDKGIDIAEVTLHVGLGTFRPVKVDDVTNHKMHSEHYMMNEETANKIKETKKNGGRVFAVGTTSCRTLESIATFQGEMKACDGYTDIFIYPGYPFKIIDGLITNFHLPESTLIMLVSAFCGYDNTMNAYKVAVDEKYRFFSFGDAMLIV, from the coding sequence ATGAAAACAAGCGATTTTTACTACGATTTACCCGAAGAGCTAATTGCGCAAACGCCTTTAGAGCCACGTGACAGCTCAAGACTGATGGTTTTAGATAGACAAAACGGTGATATTGAACACAAACATTTCTATGATGTGATTGATTACTTACAAAAAGGTGACTTACTTGTTATCAATAACTCAAGAGTATTACCTGCTCGTCTTTACGGCAAGCGAACCGATACAGATGCAAACATAGAACTACTGCTATTAGAACAAAAAGGAAATAATCAATGGGAAACCCTCGTAAAACCGGGCAAAAAAGCAAAAGTGGGTGCTGTAATTTCTTTTGGAGACGGTAAACTGATTGGTACGATAAAAGAAGTGCAAGAAGATGGCAACCGTATTATTGAATTTCAATGTGAAGGTAATATCTATGCTGTTTTAGATGAAATCGGCCAAATGCCATTGCCTCCTTATATTACAGAAAAGCTAAACGATAAAGAGCGTTATCAAACTGTATATTCAAAAGACATAGGTTCTGCTGCTGCACCAACTGCGGGTTTACATTTTACGAAAGAATTACTCCAAAAAATCAAGGACAAAGGTATTGATATTGCCGAAGTTACGCTGCACGTTGGTTTAGGAACATTTCGTCCTGTAAAAGTAGATGATGTAACCAACCATAAAATGCATTCTGAGCATTATATGATGAATGAAGAAACTGCAAACAAAATTAAAGAAACTAAAAAAAATGGTGGTCGTGTTTTTGCAGTTGGAACAACCAGTTGCAGAACGTTGGAAAGCATTGCAACATTTCAAGGTGAGATGAAAGCTTGTGATGGATATACCGATATCTTTATCTATCCCGGCTATCCATTCAAAATTATTGATGGCTTGATTACCAACTTTCATCTACCGGAAAGCACACTAATCATGCTAGTCAGCGCATTTTGTGGATATGATAATACTATGAATGCTTATAAGGTTGCTGTTGATGAAAAATATCGTTTCTTTAGCTTTGGCGATGCAATGTTAATTGTTTAA
- the asd gene encoding aspartate-semialdehyde dehydrogenase, translating into MKDFKVGIIGATGMVGQRFAILLENHPWFRVTTLAASSRSAGKTYAEAVENRWAMPKPMPEKMKDIVILDATADIEKIASEVDFVFCAVDMPKEEIKKLEEAYAKAECPVVSNNSANRFTPDVPMIVPEINADHAEIIEAQRARLGTKRGFISVKSNCSLQSYVPALHPLMEEFGVKNVLACTYQAISGAGKTFDTWPEMVDNVIPFIGGEEEKSEKEPLKIWGKIENGAIVPATAPAITTQCLRVACTDGHMAAVFVSFDKKPTIEQIKEKWAAFKGEPQELNLPSAPKQFLHYFEEDNRPQTKLDRDMEDGMAVSIGRLREDSQYDYKFVCLSHNTVRGAAGGAVLMAELLAAKGYMD; encoded by the coding sequence ATGAAAGATTTTAAAGTAGGAATTATTGGAGCTACCGGCATGGTAGGTCAACGTTTTGCAATTTTATTAGAAAACCATCCTTGGTTTCGTGTAACAACATTAGCGGCATCATCTCGTTCCGCTGGTAAAACTTACGCAGAAGCTGTAGAAAATCGTTGGGCTATGCCAAAACCAATGCCGGAAAAAATGAAAGACATTGTTATTTTAGATGCAACAGCAGATATTGAAAAAATCGCAAGTGAAGTGGATTTTGTATTTTGTGCAGTAGATATGCCAAAAGAGGAAATTAAGAAATTAGAAGAAGCATATGCAAAAGCAGAATGTCCGGTTGTATCCAATAACTCTGCAAATCGTTTTACGCCTGATGTGCCAATGATTGTTCCTGAAATTAACGCAGATCATGCAGAAATTATTGAAGCACAAAGAGCACGTTTAGGAACAAAAAGAGGATTTATTTCTGTTAAATCAAACTGTTCTCTACAAAGCTATGTGCCAGCATTACATCCATTGATGGAAGAATTCGGCGTTAAAAATGTATTAGCATGTACGTATCAAGCAATTTCCGGTGCAGGCAAAACATTTGATACATGGCCTGAAATGGTGGATAATGTAATTCCGTTTATCGGCGGAGAAGAAGAAAAAAGTGAGAAGGAACCTTTGAAAATTTGGGGCAAAATCGAAAACGGTGCCATTGTTCCTGCAACTGCTCCGGCAATTACAACGCAATGTTTACGCGTAGCTTGTACTGATGGACATATGGCAGCTGTATTTGTATCTTTCGATAAAAAGCCAACGATTGAGCAAATTAAAGAAAAATGGGCTGCATTTAAAGGTGAGCCACAAGAATTAAACTTACCTTCAGCTCCAAAACAATTTTTACATTATTTCGAAGAAGATAATCGTCCGCAAACAAAACTAGACCGTGATATGGAAGACGGAATGGCTGTTTCTATTGGCAGACTAAGAGAAGATAGCCAATATGATTATAAATTTGTTTGTCTTTCTCATAACACAGTAAGAGGCGCAGCAGGTGGTGCAGTGTTAATGGCGGAACTATTGGCTGCAAAAGGTTATATGGACTAA
- a CDS encoding CapA family protein, translated as MRFKKSKMKLTSTYVVSIAILIIAIILTIVLAIVKAIGKDTVKPVDQPISSQVVSSQQQKPPTPAPATVRLLGVGDNLIHEGIYNQAHKRAGGVGYDFTYAYQEMQDIISQADIASINQETMLASIFAPSSYPMFNSPQELGKHMLKLGFDVFNQANNHSIDKGAKGIISTLDFWETQQAAKVVGVYRNQQDADHIRTVERNGVVFSFLGMTELTNGLNLPKDTDIVLERTMDEERIQQQIKKAKTISDVVVVNAHWGVEYTNVPNETQKALAKKMITWGADIILGHHPHVIQPVEYVERPDGSKGVVCYSLGNFISAQEYGPRMIGGMLDVTVEKNFETKKIELKQVHFLPVVTHYGANYTNIKVYPLSKYTKELASSHGVRTRTKEFNYDYIEQLVKKVINSQFLTSDYQ; from the coding sequence ATGCGTTTTAAGAAAAGTAAAATGAAGCTCACATCAACATATGTTGTTAGTATTGCAATTTTAATTATTGCAATCATACTAACGATTGTCTTAGCAATTGTTAAAGCGATAGGAAAAGATACGGTTAAGCCGGTTGACCAACCAATTTCAAGTCAGGTGGTTTCGTCTCAACAGCAAAAGCCACCAACACCGGCTCCTGCAACGGTAAGACTATTGGGTGTAGGTGATAATTTGATTCATGAAGGAATCTATAATCAAGCACATAAAAGAGCAGGTGGTGTTGGCTACGACTTTACATATGCGTATCAAGAAATGCAAGATATTATTAGTCAGGCAGATATTGCTTCAATCAATCAAGAGACAATGTTAGCATCTATTTTTGCTCCATCTTCTTATCCGATGTTTAATTCACCCCAAGAGCTCGGTAAACATATGTTAAAGCTTGGCTTTGACGTATTTAATCAAGCGAATAATCATAGTATTGATAAAGGGGCAAAAGGTATTATTTCTACTCTTGATTTTTGGGAAACTCAGCAAGCTGCAAAAGTAGTTGGTGTATATCGTAATCAACAAGATGCAGATCATATTCGTACTGTGGAACGCAATGGAGTTGTATTCAGCTTTTTAGGTATGACAGAGCTTACAAATGGTTTGAACTTACCTAAGGATACTGATATTGTTCTTGAAAGAACAATGGATGAAGAAAGAATTCAACAACAAATAAAAAAAGCCAAAACCATTTCGGATGTGGTTGTTGTAAATGCACATTGGGGCGTTGAATATACAAATGTTCCTAATGAGACTCAAAAAGCATTGGCAAAAAAAATGATAACATGGGGAGCAGATATTATATTAGGCCATCATCCTCATGTCATTCAACCTGTTGAATATGTGGAACGTCCCGATGGAAGTAAGGGCGTTGTGTGTTATTCTCTTGGAAATTTCATTTCAGCTCAAGAGTATGGGCCAAGAATGATTGGCGGTATGCTGGATGTTACTGTTGAAAAGAATTTTGAAACCAAAAAAATCGAGTTGAAACAAGTTCATTTCCTACCTGTGGTAACACATTATGGCGCAAATTATACTAATATAAAAGTCTACCCACTTTCTAAATATACAAAAGAGCTTGCATCTTCACATGGAGTACGAACAAGAACAAAAGAATTTAATTATGATTATATTGAACAACTCGTTAAAAAAGTAATTAACTCTCAGTTTTTAACTTCTGATTATCAATAG
- the fba gene encoding class II fructose-1,6-bisphosphate aldolase, translating to MLVSAKEMLQKAAAGKYAVGQFNINNLEWTKAVLLTAQENNSPVILGVSEGAGKYMGGYKTIVGMVNGMLEELNITVPVALHLDHGSYEGALKTIEAGFSSVMFDGSHYPIEENITKTKELVRICAEKGLSLEAEVGSIGGEEDGVVGAGECADPNECKMIADLGVTMLAAGIGNIHGKYPANWAGLSFETLEAVQAKTVGMPLVLHGGTGIPEDMIKKAISLGVAKINVNTECQLSFAAATRKYIEEGKDLSGKGFDPRKLLGPGFEAIKATVKEKMELFGSVNKA from the coding sequence ATGCTAGTATCAGCAAAAGAAATGTTACAAAAAGCTGCAGCAGGTAAATATGCAGTAGGTCAATTTAATATTAATAACCTTGAATGGACAAAAGCAGTTTTATTGACAGCACAAGAAAACAATTCACCAGTAATTTTAGGTGTTTCTGAAGGTGCTGGAAAATATATGGGCGGCTACAAAACTATCGTTGGTATGGTAAACGGTATGTTAGAAGAACTAAACATTACTGTTCCTGTAGCTCTACATTTAGATCACGGCAGCTACGAAGGCGCATTAAAAACAATCGAAGCTGGTTTCTCTTCTGTAATGTTTGATGGTTCTCATTACCCAATCGAAGAAAACATTACAAAAACTAAAGAATTAGTTAGAATCTGTGCAGAAAAGGGCTTATCATTAGAAGCTGAAGTTGGCTCTATCGGCGGCGAAGAAGATGGCGTTGTTGGTGCTGGTGAATGTGCTGATCCTAATGAATGTAAAATGATTGCTGATCTTGGCGTAACAATGCTTGCTGCTGGTATCGGTAATATTCATGGTAAATACCCTGCAAACTGGGCTGGTTTAAGCTTTGAAACCCTTGAAGCTGTTCAAGCAAAAACTGTAGGTATGCCTTTAGTTCTTCATGGTGGTACAGGTATCCCTGAAGATATGATTAAAAAAGCAATTTCTTTAGGCGTTGCAAAAATCAATGTAAATACTGAGTGCCAACTTTCTTTTGCTGCGGCTACTCGTAAATACATCGAAGAAGGTAAAGACCTAAGTGGTAAAGGCTTTGACCCAAGAAAACTTCTAGGTCCTGGTTTTGAAGCTATTAAAGCAACAGTAAAAGAAAAAATGGAACTTTTCGGTTCTGTAAACAAAGCATAG
- a CDS encoding YibE/F family protein, which translates to MKSKLKDIIIYCITIAFSIAFIVIGNRFCDTSKYRAKVQKIETHTAKITKITDVTLDEYSIGEGVTNVDKTIHFNAILKSGKNKGQTISAIQTIDGMMATNPKDVEEGDNIILSYLSLNNNESMEWVFEDYHRSNALIWLCIAFFVLVLLFGKIKGVNTIISLAFTCLSIFAVFIPAILTGYNIYTLANIICIFIIIMTLLIVNGANKKSLVAGIGCVGGVAVTGLLTLFMSKIMLLTGAVDQEAMFLLLLNEENPIDLRAIIYAAILIGALGATMDVSMSIASALFELNEKVQDRSFHSLVKSGFAIGRDIMGTMANTLILAYIGSSLAIVLLLTANTGSLLSLFNREMIVVEILQSLVGSLGILFTIPITSILAGYIYHKKVIKKDEIDCQKENPPHCEGDIM; encoded by the coding sequence ATGAAAAGTAAACTCAAAGATATTATTATATATTGCATTACAATTGCCTTTTCGATTGCTTTTATAGTAATTGGAAATCGTTTTTGCGACACTTCAAAGTACCGTGCAAAAGTCCAAAAGATTGAAACACATACCGCAAAGATAACCAAAATCACTGATGTTACTTTAGATGAGTATTCCATTGGTGAAGGTGTAACCAATGTGGATAAAACCATACACTTTAATGCGATATTAAAAAGCGGTAAAAATAAAGGTCAAACAATATCTGCCATACAAACAATAGACGGAATGATGGCCACAAACCCCAAAGACGTAGAGGAAGGCGATAACATTATTTTATCTTATTTAAGCTTAAATAATAACGAAAGCATGGAATGGGTTTTTGAAGATTATCATCGAAGTAATGCACTTATTTGGCTTTGCATTGCATTTTTTGTACTTGTTTTGCTATTTGGTAAAATTAAAGGTGTTAATACAATTATTTCACTTGCATTTACTTGTCTTTCTATCTTTGCTGTATTTATTCCTGCTATTTTAACGGGCTATAATATTTATACCTTAGCAAATATTATTTGCATTTTTATTATTATTATGACATTGCTTATTGTGAATGGAGCAAATAAGAAATCTCTCGTTGCCGGAATTGGGTGTGTTGGTGGTGTTGCTGTTACTGGTTTATTAACGTTATTTATGAGTAAAATCATGCTTCTTACAGGTGCAGTTGACCAAGAAGCCATGTTCTTATTGTTGCTCAATGAGGAAAACCCGATAGATTTAAGAGCAATCATTTATGCGGCAATTTTAATTGGTGCATTAGGTGCTACAATGGACGTATCTATGTCAATTGCTTCAGCTTTATTTGAATTAAACGAAAAAGTTCAAGATCGCTCTTTCCATTCGCTTGTAAAATCCGGCTTTGCCATTGGCAGAGATATTATGGGAACTATGGCGAACACATTAATTCTAGCTTATATTGGTAGTTCACTGGCTATCGTTCTTCTTCTAACTGCAAATACCGGCTCACTTCTATCATTATTTAATCGTGAAATGATAGTTGTTGAAATATTACAATCACTTGTTGGCAGTTTAGGCATTCTTTTCACTATCCCAATTACCTCAATATTAGCTGGATATATCTATCACAAAAAGGTTATAAAAAAAGATGAAATAGACTGCCAAAAAGAAAATCCCCCACATTGCGAGGGAGATATTATGTAA
- a CDS encoding ACT domain-containing protein, producing MKVISQVSMTENVAVVTLENAPANIQFLSHIFDVTAKAGINVDMISQTAPKGTHNTISFTVIDTKVPDLLKVVNQLHLEVHDIKPLVSVGNVKICLFGEEMPSKVGVASDVFNRLNEEKIDILLITTSDVDISIVVQSADSERAYTILKAAYEG from the coding sequence ATGAAAGTAATCAGCCAAGTAAGTATGACTGAAAATGTAGCAGTGGTCACTTTAGAAAATGCCCCAGCAAACATTCAGTTTTTGTCACATATTTTTGACGTAACTGCTAAAGCGGGAATTAACGTTGATATGATTTCTCAAACTGCGCCAAAGGGCACACACAATACAATTTCTTTTACTGTAATTGATACAAAAGTACCTGATTTATTGAAGGTAGTAAATCAATTGCATTTAGAAGTTCATGATATAAAACCATTAGTGTCAGTTGGAAATGTTAAAATCTGCTTATTTGGTGAAGAAATGCCGAGTAAGGTGGGGGTTGCTTCTGATGTATTTAATCGATTAAATGAAGAAAAAATCGATATTTTATTAATTACAACATCAGATGTTGATATTTCTATTGTAGTACAAAGCGCAGATAGTGAACGTGCTTATACTATTTTAAAAGCTGCTTACGAGGGATAA
- the tgt gene encoding tRNA guanosine(34) transglycosylase Tgt gives MYRLIKTQGTARRGEFKTVHGTVQTPAFMNVGTSAAIKGGISSHDLVDLKCQVELCNTYHLHVRPGDKIVRKMGGLHQFMGWERPILTDSGGFQVFSLSKLRTISEEGVTFNSHVDGKKIFMSPEISMQIQSNLASTIAMAFDECVENPAKYEYAKASCERTTRWLERCKAEMARLNSLPETLNKNQLLFGINQGCTFDDLRIDHMKQIAKLDLDGYAIGGLAVGETKEEMYHIIEVVEPYMPTDKIRYLMGVGTPSNIIESVACGVDIFDCVMPSRNARHGHLNTWTGIRNIFNAKYQEDELPIDEECDCPTCQKYSRAYLRHLFKANEMLGMRLAVMHNLYFYNTLMEKIRHALDTDTFDEFREKYSELLDTRI, from the coding sequence ATGTATCGATTAATAAAAACACAAGGAACCGCAAGACGTGGTGAATTTAAAACTGTTCATGGAACAGTACAAACACCTGCATTTATGAATGTAGGTACATCTGCCGCAATCAAAGGAGGAATTTCCTCACACGATTTGGTAGATTTAAAATGTCAAGTAGAATTATGTAATACTTATCACCTGCATGTTCGCCCAGGCGACAAAATTGTTCGTAAAATGGGTGGTCTTCATCAATTTATGGGTTGGGAACGCCCTATTTTAACAGATAGTGGTGGATTTCAAGTATTTTCTCTCTCTAAATTGCGTACAATTTCAGAGGAAGGCGTTACATTCAACTCTCACGTTGATGGCAAAAAGATTTTTATGAGTCCCGAAATCAGTATGCAAATTCAATCAAACCTAGCTTCCACAATTGCTATGGCATTCGATGAATGTGTAGAAAACCCTGCAAAATACGAGTATGCAAAAGCTTCATGTGAGCGTACTACTCGTTGGCTTGAACGCTGTAAAGCGGAAATGGCAAGATTAAATTCTTTACCTGAAACATTAAATAAAAATCAATTGTTATTTGGTATTAACCAAGGTTGTACTTTTGATGACCTCCGAATTGACCACATGAAACAAATTGCAAAGCTTGATTTAGATGGATATGCAATTGGTGGTTTGGCTGTTGGTGAAACAAAAGAAGAAATGTATCATATTATTGAAGTAGTTGAACCATATATGCCGACAGATAAAATTCGCTATTTAATGGGTGTTGGAACTCCATCCAATATTATTGAATCTGTTGCTTGTGGAGTAGATATTTTTGATTGTGTTATGCCTAGCAGAAATGCACGCCATGGCCATTTAAATACATGGACCGGTATTCGCAATATCTTTAATGCAAAATATCAAGAAGATGAATTGCCAATTGATGAAGAATGTGATTGCCCAACTTGCCAAAAATACTCCCGTGCTTATCTTCGTCATTTATTTAAAGCAAACGAAATGCTCGGTATGCGTTTAGCTGTTATGCACAATCTTTATTTCTATAACACACTAATGGAGAAAATTCGTCATGCTTTAGATACCGATACTTTTGACGAATTCAGAGAAAAATACTCTGAGTTGCTTGATACACGTATTTAA